A region from the Prosthecobacter algae genome encodes:
- a CDS encoding FAD-dependent oxidoreductase: protein MDAAQPAPRSVLILGGGISGLVCALKLAEQGRAVTLLEGSDQLGGLGTFFEHDGRTFEKFYHCMLPSDGPLLGVLEHLGLTPEIYWRPSSFAYANAGRIYPLNTPVDLLRFSPLPFADRIRVGITGAWGRVCSAKGLDDITTSQWLQGLSGKRAFATFWKPMLEAKFGDRYHDVPALWFWTRFNREKGESKGEVKGYIRGGYKRITETFARRLGELGVTLRMNEKIESIDLDADGHPVVQTAAGELRADELLITLPWPTLAKTATAAFKSRAAVPSWDIDFQGVINHVLFLKRPLTKHYWLATPEPCHPFDGVVETSTLTDEADRGQGRHVVYLTKYVHRTDPRFTQPEDEIKRSWFSALQKLFPDLRDEDLEADYIFRAPFVEPIYTRGFGRKRPPETLIPGKVSLATTAQVYPVVTSWNGSVIQAEKTVGQMS, encoded by the coding sequence ATGGATGCTGCCCAACCTGCCCCACGTTCCGTTCTCATTCTCGGGGGCGGCATCAGCGGCCTCGTCTGCGCCTTGAAACTCGCGGAGCAGGGGCGTGCGGTCACGCTCCTGGAAGGCTCGGATCAACTGGGAGGTCTCGGCACCTTCTTTGAGCATGATGGGCGCACCTTCGAAAAATTTTACCACTGCATGCTGCCCAGCGACGGTCCCCTCCTGGGGGTGCTGGAGCACCTGGGATTGACCCCTGAGATTTACTGGCGGCCCAGTTCCTTTGCGTATGCGAATGCCGGGCGCATCTACCCGCTGAACACACCGGTGGACCTGCTGCGCTTCTCCCCGCTGCCGTTTGCGGACCGGATCCGTGTCGGCATCACTGGGGCCTGGGGCCGCGTGTGCTCCGCCAAGGGGCTGGATGACATCACGACCTCGCAATGGCTGCAGGGGCTCTCTGGCAAACGTGCCTTTGCCACATTCTGGAAGCCCATGCTGGAGGCCAAGTTTGGCGACCGTTATCACGACGTTCCGGCCCTATGGTTCTGGACCCGGTTCAATCGCGAAAAGGGCGAGAGCAAAGGTGAGGTGAAGGGGTATATCCGGGGTGGTTACAAACGCATCACGGAGACCTTCGCGAGACGCCTGGGGGAACTGGGCGTCACCCTGCGGATGAATGAGAAGATCGAGTCCATTGATCTCGATGCCGACGGCCATCCCGTGGTGCAGACCGCTGCCGGAGAACTGCGCGCGGATGAATTGCTGATCACCTTGCCCTGGCCAACGCTGGCCAAAACCGCCACGGCGGCCTTCAAAAGCCGCGCAGCGGTGCCCTCCTGGGATATTGATTTTCAGGGCGTGATCAACCACGTGCTGTTCCTCAAGCGACCTCTGACGAAGCATTATTGGTTAGCCACACCGGAGCCCTGCCATCCCTTTGATGGCGTGGTGGAAACCTCTACCCTTACGGATGAGGCGGATCGCGGGCAGGGAAGGCATGTGGTTTACCTGACCAAGTACGTGCATCGCACCGATCCTCGCTTCACCCAGCCGGAGGATGAGATCAAACGCTCCTGGTTCAGCGCGCTGCAAAAACTTTTCCCCGACCTGAGAGATGAGGACCTAGAGGCTGACTACATCTTCCGTGCCCCCTTTGTAGAGCCCATTTACACCCGTGGCTTCGGCCGCAAGAGGCCGCCGGAAACCCTGATCCCAGGAAAAGTCTCCCTGGCCACCACCGCTCAGGTGTACCCCGTGGTCACCTCCTGGAATGGCAGTGTCATCCAGGCAGAAAAGACTGTTGGGCAAATGAGTTGA
- a CDS encoding polysaccharide deacetylase family protein, which translates to MNRLPASVSLDLDNQWAYVKTQGLDGWQDFPSYLDLVTPRILDTMKRAGLRITVFVVGKDASLEKNHAALRSLAEAGHEIANHSHMHEPWLHLYSDEELQADFEQAEAAILEATGQRPQGFRGPGFSTSPAVRDLLIRRGYVYDASLFPTVMGPVARTYFFMTSKLSDEEKAKRKGLYGSFSSAFSPLAPYQIQPGLLEMPVTTMPLLRTPIHLSYLLFLAQYSLPLARAYWDMAMMVCRLTKVAPSLLLHPTDFLDGTDVPAMSFFPAMRVPAEKKIELVRHTLSSLRSHWGTATMGQIAGDLIAPVKPDLSRAAKPALNPELTRS; encoded by the coding sequence TTGAACCGTCTCCCCGCCAGCGTCTCTCTCGACCTCGATAACCAATGGGCTTATGTAAAGACCCAGGGGCTTGACGGTTGGCAGGACTTTCCCAGCTACCTGGACTTGGTCACGCCTCGCATTCTCGATACGATGAAGCGTGCCGGCCTGCGCATCACCGTGTTTGTGGTGGGCAAGGATGCCTCTTTGGAAAAGAACCACGCTGCCCTGCGCAGCCTAGCGGAAGCCGGGCACGAAATCGCCAATCACAGCCACATGCATGAGCCCTGGCTGCACCTATACAGCGATGAGGAATTGCAGGCAGATTTCGAGCAGGCTGAAGCGGCGATTCTGGAAGCCACAGGCCAGCGGCCCCAGGGCTTTCGCGGCCCAGGCTTCAGCACCTCACCGGCGGTGCGGGATCTCCTGATCCGGCGCGGTTATGTCTATGACGCCAGCCTTTTCCCAACGGTGATGGGCCCGGTGGCTAGGACCTACTTTTTCATGACGTCGAAGCTCTCGGACGAGGAAAAGGCGAAGCGGAAAGGACTCTACGGCAGCTTCTCCAGCGCCTTCTCACCCTTGGCTCCTTACCAGATCCAGCCGGGGCTGCTGGAAATGCCGGTGACGACGATGCCGCTGCTGCGCACGCCCATTCATCTCAGCTACCTGCTTTTCCTCGCGCAGTATTCCTTGCCACTCGCGAGGGCTTATTGGGACATGGCCATGATGGTTTGCCGCCTAACCAAAGTTGCTCCATCCCTGCTGCTTCATCCCACAGATTTTCTGGATGGCACCGATGTTCCCGCCATGAGCTTTTTCCCCGCCATGCGGGTGCCTGCGGAAAAGAAGATCGAACTCGTCCGGCACACGCTCAGCAGTCTTCGCAGCCATTGGGGCACGGCCACCATGGGGCAGATTGCGGGTGATTTGATAGCACCCGTAAAACCAGACCTGTCGAGGGCCGCGAAGCCCGCGCTGAATCCCGAATTAACAAGATCATGA
- a CDS encoding ATP-dependent helicase, with translation MSGFTGTLNPQQRQAATHIHGPLLILAGAGTGKTRVVTARIAHMVNEGIKPENILSVTFTNKAAAEMRERVKDMVRGSAGKKVVLGTFHAFCAKLLREFAEHVGYKKNFVIYSQNDQISLMKRVLKGLLIKEENMDPQVALGRISKAKNNNEDLGDPTKDLIPAVAEKYADEMRALNAMDFDDLLCLGVKLLEDTASVREILHQRHKYIMVDEFQDTNSLQMRLLRALTPPPYNVCVVGDDDQSIYGWRGAEITNITEFENFFPNPTVVKLEENYRSTTPILHTANSLITNNIGRRVKTLWSRNVGNDLVRLIATEEDVEEAEMISKEVETAYFSNKEPWESFAVLFRTNEQSRMLEQAFRARKIPYRVVGARSFFDRREIKDTLSYLTVLHNPHDDISLLRILNTPPRGIGGTTAELARDHSMEKQFSIWVALCDPDFLRQIPEKSRAAVRQFTGIISKYAASAATSGTQGTDLVTMTEALLKEVEYMEYLQKLSKKPEEFHAWEHGLSLFLTQLSNYQERNRKDGLGGFLDEVCLNDEREDKDDIEKKKGVCLITLHASKGLEFPIVYLPGLEKGILPHKRSYDENRVDEERRLFYVGITRARQRLTISYVRYRTKWGHRQAELPSPFLDELDRTYVDEMDYTKHMKEAPSVEETTNMFAGLKAMLNQE, from the coding sequence ATGAGCGGATTCACAGGCACTCTCAACCCCCAGCAGCGGCAGGCCGCCACGCACATTCACGGACCTCTCCTCATCCTGGCCGGGGCCGGGACGGGCAAGACCCGCGTGGTGACAGCCCGCATCGCCCACATGGTCAATGAGGGCATCAAGCCGGAAAATATCCTCTCCGTCACCTTCACCAACAAGGCCGCCGCCGAAATGCGCGAGCGTGTGAAGGACATGGTCCGCGGCTCCGCCGGGAAAAAAGTCGTCCTGGGCACCTTCCACGCCTTTTGCGCCAAGCTGCTGCGCGAATTTGCCGAGCACGTCGGCTACAAGAAAAACTTCGTCATCTACTCTCAGAACGACCAGATCAGCCTCATGAAGCGCGTGCTCAAGGGCCTGCTCATCAAGGAGGAGAACATGGATCCCCAGGTCGCCCTGGGCCGCATCAGCAAGGCCAAGAACAACAACGAAGACCTGGGCGACCCGACCAAGGATCTCATCCCGGCTGTGGCCGAAAAGTATGCCGATGAAATGCGTGCGCTGAATGCCATGGATTTCGATGACCTTCTCTGCCTCGGGGTGAAGCTTCTCGAAGACACCGCCAGTGTCCGCGAGATCCTCCACCAGCGTCACAAGTACATCATGGTGGATGAGTTCCAGGACACAAACTCCCTGCAGATGCGCCTCCTCCGCGCCCTCACCCCCCCGCCTTACAATGTCTGCGTGGTGGGCGATGACGATCAGTCCATCTATGGCTGGCGCGGGGCCGAAATCACCAACATCACCGAGTTCGAAAACTTCTTCCCGAACCCCACCGTGGTGAAGCTGGAGGAGAACTACCGCTCCACCACGCCCATCCTTCACACGGCGAATAGCCTCATCACGAACAACATCGGCCGCCGCGTGAAAACGCTCTGGAGCCGCAATGTCGGCAATGACCTCGTGCGCCTCATTGCGACCGAGGAAGATGTCGAAGAGGCCGAGATGATCTCCAAAGAAGTGGAGACCGCCTACTTCTCGAACAAGGAACCCTGGGAATCCTTCGCCGTCCTCTTCCGCACCAATGAACAGAGCCGTATGCTGGAGCAGGCCTTTCGTGCCCGCAAAATCCCTTACCGCGTTGTCGGTGCCCGCAGCTTCTTTGACCGCCGCGAAATCAAGGACACCCTCAGCTACCTCACCGTGCTGCACAATCCGCACGATGACATCTCCCTGCTGCGCATTCTGAATACGCCCCCGCGCGGCATCGGCGGCACCACGGCAGAGCTTGCTCGCGATCACAGCATGGAAAAGCAGTTCAGCATCTGGGTCGCCCTGTGCGATCCCGATTTCCTGCGCCAGATCCCGGAAAAGTCCCGCGCCGCCGTGCGCCAGTTCACCGGAATCATTTCCAAATACGCCGCCTCCGCCGCGACTTCCGGCACGCAGGGCACCGATCTCGTCACCATGACTGAGGCCTTGCTGAAGGAAGTCGAATACATGGAGTACCTCCAGAAGCTCTCGAAAAAGCCCGAGGAATTCCACGCCTGGGAGCACGGCTTGTCCCTTTTCCTCACCCAGCTCAGCAACTACCAGGAGCGCAACCGCAAGGATGGCCTCGGCGGCTTCCTCGATGAGGTCTGTCTCAATGATGAGCGCGAGGACAAGGACGACATCGAAAAGAAAAAGGGCGTCTGCCTCATCACCCTGCACGCTAGCAAGGGGCTCGAGTTCCCCATCGTTTACCTGCCCGGTCTGGAAAAAGGCATCCTTCCGCACAAGCGCAGCTACGATGAAAACCGAGTGGATGAAGAGCGCCGTTTGTTCTACGTCGGCATCACCCGTGCTCGTCAGCGCCTAACCATCAGTTACGTGCGCTACCGTACTAAGTGGGGCCACCGCCAGGCCGAGCTGCCCAGCCCTTTCCTGGATGAACTCGACCGCACCTATGTGGACGAGATGGATTACACCAAGCACATGAAAGAGGCCCCTTCCGTGGAAGAGACCACCAACATGTTTGCTGGCCTCAAGGCCATGCTCAATCAAGAGTGA
- the wecB gene encoding non-hydrolyzing UDP-N-acetylglucosamine 2-epimerase codes for MNGTSTKKRLLFVLGTRPEMIKVAPLILEARRQGAEAILVNSGQHADLLTPLFDLFDVHPAHDLEAMVAGQPLNRLLSRVIDRLDPVLEQVQPDYVLVQGDTATALGGAQAAFHRKIPVGHIEAGLRSGNPLSPFPEEMNRRLVSQIATLHFAATQRNRAALLAEGIPDSQIIVTGNTVVDALHHTLAKASPGAEIAALREKIDGRKVVLLTTHRRENFGDTMRTHLRLLRRFAEAHPELCVVFPVHPNPAVKEAAAQELGGCDQIIITTPMGYADFVHLLSDAWLIVSDSGGIQEEAASLGKPILVLRENTERPEGVDVGVARLVGEQASDLESLLSGAVADAAWFDHAAKAEKVFGDGRASERIISRLLQS; via the coding sequence ATGAACGGAACTTCCACAAAGAAACGCCTCCTTTTTGTCCTCGGCACCCGCCCGGAGATGATCAAGGTCGCTCCTTTGATTTTGGAGGCCCGCCGCCAGGGCGCAGAGGCCATTTTGGTCAACAGCGGCCAGCATGCGGATCTTTTGACCCCTCTCTTTGACCTTTTCGATGTCCATCCGGCTCATGATCTCGAGGCCATGGTGGCCGGGCAGCCTCTCAATCGCCTGCTTTCCCGGGTGATTGACCGTCTGGATCCGGTGCTGGAGCAGGTGCAGCCCGACTACGTTTTGGTGCAGGGAGATACCGCCACGGCCCTCGGTGGCGCGCAGGCGGCGTTTCACCGAAAGATCCCGGTGGGGCACATCGAGGCGGGCTTGCGTTCGGGCAATCCCCTGAGCCCCTTTCCCGAGGAGATGAACCGACGTCTGGTTTCCCAGATCGCCACCCTTCACTTTGCCGCCACCCAGCGGAACCGAGCCGCTCTGCTGGCCGAAGGAATCCCCGATTCCCAGATCATCGTCACCGGCAACACCGTGGTGGATGCCCTCCATCACACCCTGGCCAAAGCCAGTCCGGGAGCCGAAATCGCCGCCCTGCGGGAAAAAATCGACGGTCGCAAAGTCGTCCTGCTCACGACTCATCGCCGTGAGAACTTCGGCGATACCATGCGCACTCACCTTCGCCTGCTGCGCCGTTTTGCTGAGGCGCATCCGGAGCTTTGTGTGGTCTTTCCCGTGCACCCGAATCCGGCCGTAAAAGAAGCCGCTGCACAGGAGTTGGGCGGCTGCGATCAGATCATCATCACCACCCCCATGGGTTATGCCGACTTTGTCCATTTGCTGTCGGACGCCTGGCTGATTGTCAGTGACTCAGGCGGCATTCAGGAAGAGGCGGCCTCTCTGGGCAAGCCCATCCTGGTGCTGCGTGAAAACACCGAACGCCCGGAAGGCGTGGACGTGGGAGTGGCCCGTCTCGTGGGAGAGCAGGCTAGCGATCTGGAAAGCCTGCTCAGCGGCGCGGTGGCAGATGCAGCCTGGTTTGACCACGCCGCCAAGGCCGAAAAAGTTTTTGGGGATGGACGCGCCTCCGAACGAATCATCAGCCGCCTTCTGCAATCTTAA
- a CDS encoding glycosyltransferase family 2 protein: MKRIESVAVVLPAFNEEKDLPALLARIQETLTAQPFSYQVIVVDDGSKDRTAEIATEAAKVMPLTLIQHGVNKGLGMGIQTGLSSAMKVADVVVVMDSDNTHDPIYVMDMVKRLEEDDVQLVIASRYQPGSVIVGLSAFRKLLSLGCFLLMKTIVPFRGVRDYSTGFRAYDSSLLQRMAQTYGEDKLVEESGFVCMLEVLLKLRSIGTKAAEIPYTLRYDLKAGVSKLRIWKTLKRYLAVVNRYRSKRPDAAGLVAQQAKA, from the coding sequence ATGAAACGCATCGAATCCGTCGCCGTTGTCCTGCCGGCCTTCAATGAGGAGAAAGACCTACCTGCACTGCTGGCGAGGATTCAGGAAACACTCACGGCCCAGCCCTTCAGTTATCAGGTCATCGTCGTGGATGATGGGTCCAAAGATCGCACCGCCGAAATCGCCACGGAGGCCGCCAAGGTGATGCCGCTGACTCTGATCCAGCATGGCGTCAACAAAGGGCTTGGCATGGGCATTCAGACAGGTTTGTCCAGCGCCATGAAAGTGGCAGATGTGGTTGTCGTCATGGATTCCGACAACACCCATGACCCGATCTACGTGATGGACATGGTGAAGCGGCTGGAAGAGGACGATGTGCAGTTGGTCATCGCCTCCCGCTACCAGCCGGGCAGCGTCATTGTGGGGCTTTCCGCCTTCCGCAAGTTGCTGAGCCTCGGCTGCTTTTTGCTGATGAAAACCATCGTTCCTTTCCGGGGCGTGCGCGATTATTCCACCGGTTTCCGGGCCTATGACAGCAGTCTGCTCCAGCGCATGGCGCAGACCTACGGGGAGGACAAGCTGGTGGAAGAAAGCGGCTTTGTCTGCATGCTGGAGGTGCTGCTGAAGCTCCGCAGCATCGGCACCAAAGCTGCCGAGATTCCCTACACCCTGCGCTATGACCTGAAGGCTGGCGTCAGCAAGCTGCGCATCTGGAAAACGCTGAAGCGCTACCTAGCTGTGGTGAACCGCTACCGGTCCAAACGACCGGATGCTGCAGGTCTGGTTGCTCAGCAAGCCAAGGCGTAA
- a CDS encoding YebC/PmpR family DNA-binding transcriptional regulator, producing MGAQWKQKWRELAADQKGKIVGKLTREIQVAARLGGPDPDLNARLYAAIMAARKQSVTRDSIERAVAKGAGIGGEQVNYQTVIFEGFAPHRVPVMVECLTDNNNRTSSEVRVLFKAGSMGTPGSVAWMFEHCGLIEGQHTDKSLDIEVAALEAEADNVEPLDLDEEEAAGHIGARFFCATTSLDTVTKALKAAGWQITTSELHYHPKDYPALSEEQHEAVASFLQGLDGHADVHRVYAALK from the coding sequence ATGGGTGCACAATGGAAACAGAAGTGGCGGGAACTGGCCGCCGATCAGAAGGGCAAAATCGTCGGCAAGCTGACGCGGGAAATCCAAGTGGCGGCACGCCTCGGCGGCCCGGATCCGGATCTGAACGCACGCCTGTATGCGGCCATAATGGCGGCACGCAAGCAGAGCGTGACTCGTGACTCCATCGAGCGAGCTGTCGCCAAAGGTGCCGGGATCGGCGGCGAGCAGGTGAACTACCAGACGGTGATCTTTGAGGGTTTTGCCCCGCACCGTGTGCCGGTGATGGTGGAGTGCCTGACGGACAACAACAACCGCACGTCCTCTGAAGTGCGCGTGCTGTTCAAGGCAGGCAGCATGGGCACACCGGGATCGGTGGCGTGGATGTTTGAGCATTGCGGTCTCATTGAAGGCCAGCACACGGACAAGTCCCTGGACATCGAAGTGGCCGCCCTGGAGGCGGAGGCTGACAATGTGGAGCCACTGGACCTGGATGAAGAGGAAGCCGCTGGCCACATCGGGGCCCGCTTCTTCTGCGCCACCACTTCCCTGGATACGGTGACCAAGGCGCTGAAAGCCGCCGGCTGGCAGATCACCACCTCGGAGCTTCACTACCATCCCAAGGACTACCCTGCCCTCTCGGAAGAGCAACATGAAGCCGTGGCCAGCTTCCTGCAGGGGCTGGACGGTCATGCGGATGTGCATCGGGTGTATGCGGCACTGAAGTAG